The DNA region GTGGCCAGTGGTGACGGTGCCGAGAAGCTCGCCGGTGTCGCGTTCCTCGCACACCCACACCTGGTGGTTCTCGGCTCGTGACTCGACGTCGGCAATGTCGGCGGCATAAGTCTCGTCGATCCACGAATAGTCGCCAAGGTAGGCGTCGAAACACAGCTCGCGCACCGCCTCGATTTCGCTGTCATGCATACGCCTGAAGCGCAGTTCATCACGGGTGCTGGTGGTTTCGTTCACTTAACTCATGGTACCGGCGGCAGCCCGAGCCTGCCAGCGCCCATCATGGTGAGCAATGCTGATGGGGTAGGCGAAGCACTCGCTCACGAGCTGCGTCGTGAGCACCTGGGTGGCGGGCCCCTGCGCGCTAATGCGGCCGTCGGTAATCAATGCCGCGTGCGTGGTTGATTCAGGGAGCTCTTCGAGGTGGTGAGTGACGAGCACGGTCGCGAGTTCAGGCCGCGAACGATGCAACTCGTCAAGGGTCGTCAGGTACTGTTCGCGTGCTGCAACGTCGAGGCCCGTCGAGGGCTCATCGAGCAGCAACAGGCTTGGTTTCGAGAGGAGCGATCTCGCGATGAGTGCGCGGCCCCGCTCGCCCTGAGACATGGTGGGCCAGGTCGCGTGCTCTTTGCCGTCGAGCCCCATGAGCGCGATGAGCTCGTGGGCGCGTTCGACCGTCTCAGCGTCGGGTTGCCAGCGGGGCACCCACTCGATGGTGCCGGTCGCCCCGGTGAGCACGACTTGTTCGATGGTGAGCGATGAGGTGAGTGGGTGTCTGGGATTCACGTGGCCGATGTTGCGGCGCAGCTCGCGCATGTCGACGCGGCCGAGCTGCTGGCCGAGCACGTGCACGGTGCCGCGGGTCGGATGTTCGTTCGCCCCGCACATGCTGAGAATGGTGCTTTTGCCGGCACCGTTTGCGCCGATGAGTGCCCAGTGTTCGCCGGCGCGAATCGTGAGGTTAATGTCGCTCAAGATGTCGCGCGCATTGCGTACGAAGGCGAGATCGGTGAGATTGAGCACCGCTTCGGTCGTGGGGGTGGCCTGGGCTTGAATCATGAAGTAAGCCTAACAACTCCTCAGACAAGTGTGGGATGTTTGGCTGGAGCGCACGAATCATCTGGTGGATCACCCCGCTCACGAGGCTCGCGGGAGAGTCACCCGTGCTCAAGCAGCTCGGTGGGCGATAATAATGGTGACGCTGCTCGCCTGAGCTGGCGCGACACACATCGACAGCAAGGTGGTGCCCCATGACACAGATGCCCCGCGCATCACTCGCAGACCGTGCGGCAGCGCTCCTCGAAGAGCGCATTCAGGCCGGCGAGTGGCAGGTCGGTGAGCGTCTGCCAGGCGAGACCACCCTCGCCCCAGAACTTGGCGTCGGGCGATCGACGGTTCGCGAGGCGATTCGTCAGCTCGCGGGCAAGGGGCTCGTGCAAAGTCGGCAGGGCTCAGGCGTATACGTGACCGCGCTTGAAACGCAAGACGAACTCACCGAGGTGCTTGCGAGGGCCGACGTGATCGCGGTCATCGAGGCTCGTATCGCGATTGAGTGCGAGGCTGCTTCGCTCGCGGCGGCGCGCAGAAGCCCCGAGGCACTCGCGGTCATTCATCAGGCACTCAACCACCGCCACCCTGAGCTTGACGAACTCGAGGCCTATGTCGACGCCGACATGGAGTTTCACCGGGCCGTCGTGCTCGCGGCCGATAACCCGGTACTGCTCGAAATGTTCGATGCTTTCGTGCCGCGCCTGCGCGGCTCGATGATCGAGATGCTGCGCATGACCGTTGGTTTTGATACTGAGCTCGACCACGAGCGGCACCAGCGCGTCACCGAGCGCATCGCCGAATCAGACCCCGAAGGGGCAGCTCGCGTGAGCCGTGACCACCTTGAGGTGCTGCGTCGCGAGGTCTGGCAGTAGCTTGAAAATGTAGGCGCTTGGGCTTTCGCGCGGCGCGATTCGCACCCTGCTTGACCTTGACGTAACGTCAAGCTTTACAGTGATCATCATGGAATGGTCAATACAAGAAATCGCGAAACTTGCCGGCACAACGAGCCGCACTCTGCGTCACTACGACGAGATTGGGTTGCTGCGGCCGTTGCGCATCGGGGCAAACGGCTATCGGTATTACGGCGAGGTCCAGCTCCGGGCTCTGCAACGCATCATGCTGCTGCGTGATCTTGGCATGGCGCTCGATGCGATCGGGCGCGTTATTGCGAGTGACCTCGAAGAACGTGAGGCGCTTGAGATGCACCTCACCCTGCTCACCGAGCAATACGCCGCATCGCGCAGCAAATCGCCGGGGTGCAACACACCCTTCAGGCGCTCGAAGGCAAGGAAGAACTCATGGCAGAGACCATGTTTGAAGGCTTTGATCACGCAGAGTATCGTGACGAGGACGAGCAGCGCTGGGGTGCGAAGGCCGCGGCAGCAAGCGAAATGTGGTGGTCTGGCCTCTCTGATGCCAACAAACACTCGTGGCAGGCACAGGTTGAAGCACTGAATGCCGATTGGCGAGCCGCCTTCGCGGCGGGAGAAAACCCCGGTGGCACTGTGGGGCAGGAGCTTGCGCAACGTCACGTCGCGTGGCTCCGATCAGTGCCGGGCACCCCGATGCAGTCGGCTGAGACGGCAAAGTTGTACATCGAAGGGCTCGGCGAGCTGTACGTGTGTGATGAGCGTTTCGCGGCAAATTACGGTGGTGCCGAGGGTGCAGCGTTCGTGCGCGATGCTCTCGCTGAGCACATGCGAGACGGTCTTGCATAAGCGTGTGGCACCCTAGCCCTCGGCCAGCCCTCACGCATACGATAGAACTGTAAGCGGCGCGTGGCCGAGGGGTCGCGGGAACGGAGTGACTCGATGAGTGAGCGGCACGAGGCCAAGGCCCCGGCAGGAACCTTCGTGGGAACGCGCGACGGCGACGCAACGGTGTGGCGAGGCATTCGGTATGCAGAACCACCCGTTGGCCAGCTGAGCTGGCGGGCCCCGGTTGCCAAGGCCGACAACCCAGGCGTGGTCGAGTGCTTCGAGTACGCGCCGGTGTGCCCGCAACTGCCGAGCATCATGGTGACGTTGCCCGACGACATCCTGATGGGGCCAGACTGTCTCGCGCTCAACGTGTGGGGGCCACGCGAGAGATCCGGTGACGAACCGTTGCCGGTCATGGTGTGGGTGCACGGCGGCGCCTACATGTTCGGCGCCTCGAACCAGCAGGAGTACGAGGGCGCTCACCTCGCGGCGGCGGGCGATGTCATCGTTGTGAGCCTGAACTACCGGCTCGGCCCCTTCGGTTTTCTCGACCTCACCCGTTGCGGTGAGCCTGGCGATTTTGACGCGAACCTCGCGCTGCGAGACGTTATGCTCGCGCTCGAGTGGGTCAAACGCAACATCGCGGCCTTTGGCGGTGACCCAGGCCGGGTCACGCTCTTTGGCGAATCTGCCGGGGGAGCGATCGTCACGACGCTGCTTGCGACGCCGAGCGCAGAGGGCCTTTTCCACCGTGCCATTGCTCAGTCTGCCCCTGCCTCGAGCGTGTACGGCCCCGACCGCGCCTTTCAGATCTCTAGGCGTCTCCTCACCGCGCTCGGAATCTCAGCGAGAGACGCGGCCGAGCTGCGCGACGTGCCCACCGACGAGGTGCTGCGCGTCGCAAACGACATTCACGATCGCATTCCGAGCGAGGTTCCCGGCACCCTCGCCTTCGTTCCCGTCATCGATGGCGAGCTTGTTCCCGAGTCGCCGGCAGAGGCTCTGCACGCGGGCCGGGGCATCCCCGTGCCGCTCATCATCGGAACGAACCACGACGAGGCCGCTCCGTTTCGTTTCATGCGCACCCCGTTGCTCCCCATCTCCCGCGAGAGCATCGAAGAGATGCTAGAGGGAGTGCAACAGGCGCACCCTGACCGCCCGGTGCCCTCGATCGACGAGTTGCGAGAGATCACCGAGGGCATGAGGCTGCAAACGCTCGGCGTCGGCATCGCGCGCGACATCGGCTTCAGATTGCCCGCGCTGTGGATCATCGAGGGGCACTCCCGCATCGCACCGAGCTGGCTATACCGCTTTGACTACGCGACGCCGCTGCTCGTTGCCCTTGGACTCGGCGCGGCTCACGCGACCGAGCTGGCCTACGTGTGGCGCACCCTTGACGCGCCGTCGAGTGAGCTCATCCTTGCGCTCGGTGGCAAGCGCACTTCGCGCAGCATCTCTGCGCGCATGAGTGGCCGCTGGGCAGCCTTCGCGCACGGCAAAGACCCGAACCCCGAGACTGAAGCGGCCCCGGTATGGCCCCGGTACGACGAAACCGTTCGGGCGAGCCTCATCATTGACCGCCTCGACCGGGTTGAACACGATCTTGATGCCTCGTTGCGGGACGGTTGGGGCGACGGCGTGCTCTCGTTCTCATGACGGGGCCTGACAGCTCGAAGGGGTTCTTGCGCCGGTACGCACCCATGATTTATGGCCCCTCGGCCCTCTTCTCGATGGGCGAGGGCGCGGTGGTTCCGGTGATTCCGCTCATTGCGATCGAGCTCGGCGCGAGCCTCGCCACCGCCGCGCTCGCGGCCGCTGCTCTCGTGGTCGGTCACCTGGTGGGCAACCTGCCCGCCGGGTGGCTCGTGGCGAGGCGCGGCGAACGGGCAACGATGGTCATCTCTGGCTCGCTCGCGAGCCTCGGCGTGCTCGGGATGGCCCTGTCGCCCTCGCTCGCCCTCTTCATGCTCGCCGTGTTCTGGGTGGGCGTGTGTGCTGCTGCATTCAGCATTGCTCGCCATGCCTTCATGACCACGAATGTTCCAGTAACGCACCGGGCGAGGGCGCTTTCGATGCTCGGCGGGGTGTACCGCTTCGGCGTGTTCGTGGGGCCTTTCATTGGCGCCGCGGCAATTTCGCTGCTGGGAACGAACCGAGCCGTCTGCTGGTGGTTTCTCGTGGCGCTCGCCGCAACGGTGCTGCTCGTCGCGCTGGGCCCCGACCCCGAGGGGCGCCCCCTCGCTGCGGCTGGTCCCGGTGTTCCCTCGGCTCCTGCCCAGCGCCTCGAGGCGGATCGCCTTGGCG from Leucobacter sp. UCMA 4100 includes:
- a CDS encoding ABC transporter ATP-binding protein, with protein sequence MIQAQATPTTEAVLNLTDLAFVRNARDILSDINLTIRAGEHWALIGANGAGKSTILSMCGANEHPTRGTVHVLGQQLGRVDMRELRRNIGHVNPRHPLTSSLTIEQVVLTGATGTIEWVPRWQPDAETVERAHELIALMGLDGKEHATWPTMSQGERGRALIARSLLSKPSLLLLDEPSTGLDVAAREQYLTTLDELHRSRPELATVLVTHHLEELPESTTHAALITDGRISAQGPATQVLTTQLVSECFAYPISIAHHDGRWQARAAAGTMS
- a CDS encoding FadR/GntR family transcriptional regulator — its product is MTQMPRASLADRAAALLEERIQAGEWQVGERLPGETTLAPELGVGRSTVREAIRQLAGKGLVQSRQGSGVYVTALETQDELTEVLARADVIAVIEARIAIECEAASLAAARRSPEALAVIHQALNHRHPELDELEAYVDADMEFHRAVVLAADNPVLLEMFDAFVPRLRGSMIEMLRMTVGFDTELDHERHQRVTERIAESDPEGAARVSRDHLEVLRREVWQ
- a CDS encoding TipAS antibiotic-recognition domain-containing protein — encoded protein: MAETMFEGFDHAEYRDEDEQRWGAKAAAASEMWWSGLSDANKHSWQAQVEALNADWRAAFAAGENPGGTVGQELAQRHVAWLRSVPGTPMQSAETAKLYIEGLGELYVCDERFAANYGGAEGAAFVRDALAEHMRDGLA
- a CDS encoding carboxylesterase/lipase family protein, producing MSERHEAKAPAGTFVGTRDGDATVWRGIRYAEPPVGQLSWRAPVAKADNPGVVECFEYAPVCPQLPSIMVTLPDDILMGPDCLALNVWGPRERSGDEPLPVMVWVHGGAYMFGASNQQEYEGAHLAAAGDVIVVSLNYRLGPFGFLDLTRCGEPGDFDANLALRDVMLALEWVKRNIAAFGGDPGRVTLFGESAGGAIVTTLLATPSAEGLFHRAIAQSAPASSVYGPDRAFQISRRLLTALGISARDAAELRDVPTDEVLRVANDIHDRIPSEVPGTLAFVPVIDGELVPESPAEALHAGRGIPVPLIIGTNHDEAAPFRFMRTPLLPISRESIEEMLEGVQQAHPDRPVPSIDELREITEGMRLQTLGVGIARDIGFRLPALWIIEGHSRIAPSWLYRFDYATPLLVALGLGAAHATELAYVWRTLDAPSSELILALGGKRTSRSISARMSGRWAAFAHGKDPNPETEAAPVWPRYDETVRASLIIDRLDRVEHDLDASLRDGWGDGVLSFS
- a CDS encoding MFS transporter; the protein is MTGPDSSKGFLRRYAPMIYGPSALFSMGEGAVVPVIPLIAIELGASLATAALAAAALVVGHLVGNLPAGWLVARRGERATMVISGSLASLGVLGMALSPSLALFMLAVFWVGVCAAAFSIARHAFMTTNVPVTHRARALSMLGGVYRFGVFVGPFIGAAAISLLGTNRAVCWWFLVALAATVLLVALGPDPEGRPLAAAGPGVPSAPAQRLEADRLGVFRTIADHREVLTRLGSAAACMAAVRAARQVVLPLWGESIGLQSSTILVVVGVSGALDFGLFYLSGEVMDRYGRLWAAVPALITMGVGFAVLSITHDAGGAATWFTACSMLVGVGNGLSSGILMTIGADLAPQGSPGPFLGAWHTITDGGSAATPVLFSALVAASSISVATGAIGLIALAGVLGFMRWVPRYVHGR